The following DNA comes from Novosphingobium sp. THN1.
GATGTTGGGCCGGTCAAACCCGGCAACAATCAGGCCCTCTTCGGGGATGCCAAGCTGGGATAGGATATCGGCGCGGGTGTGGCGGTCTGCCGTGGCGGTCAGTGCCAGGCGCGGCACATCCGGGAAAGCGTCCATCAGCGGACGCAGGAGGCGGTAATCGGGGCGAAAGTCGTGGCCCCACTCGGAGACGCAGTGTGCCTCGTCGATGGCGAACATGGCGACGCGGCCGCGGGTGAGCATTTCGAGGAAATGCGGCTGGCTGGCGCGTTCGGGGGCAACGTAGAGCAGATCGAGATCGCCCGACAGGAAACGGTCGATGGTCTGGCCCCGATCCAGGTCGACGCTGGTTAGCGTGGCGGCGCGGATACCGTTGGCACTTGCGCTGCGCAACTGGTCATGCATCAGGGCGATCAGCGGCGAGACGACGACGCAGGTGCCCGGCAGCATGACGGCGGGCAGCTGATAGGTCAGCGACTTGCCCGCGCCGGTGGGCATGACGGCAAGGGTCGAGCGCCCCGCCAGCACGCGCTCGACCACGTCCGCCTGTACGCCGCGAAAGGCGTTGAAGCCGAACACGGCGTGGAGACGGTCGAGGATTTCGGATTGCGGGAATACGGTCTGGGCGATGTTCACGCCAACGCTATGGCAGATCGGGCGCAGTCATTCCACGCCGGATGCGCCCAGGTTACTCGCCGACGATCACATGCAGGCGGCTGATGCGACTCGTCACGATCTTCCAGCCATCTGCCTCCCTGCGGTAGGTTTCGTGGTAGTGGCCCATGCCGTGGAGGAAAGGCTTGCCGTCGGCGTCCCAGATCTGGTCCTCCATGGCGATCACGCCGCGCGCCTCGGTTTGCGAGAGCAGTTCGATTTCATGGCAGTGGCCGTGGTGGACGGTGCGCAAGGCGTCGACGGCGGCTTCGACGAAGGCGGCAATGGCGTCGCCGCCGGAGTGCGTCCAGTTCTCCGCGTCCTCGGCGGGTTCGATGGAGAGCGAGCAGGAGGCATCGAACACAGCGTCGTCGGCGAAGACTGCGCGCAGGCCGGCGTAGTCCTTGGTGTCCATGCAGCGGAAATAGCGCGCCTTTAGCTGCTTGATTTCCTCGATGGCGATCAGGCGGGTGACGGGATCGATGACGGACATGCAGGGCCTCTCCGTTATTTTGCCGCAGGAGAGGCGAGAATGCACGATCCCGCCACTCTTACTTGTGCGAGACTTGCGCGGCCGAAAGATCGACCAGCCATTGCGGGGGCTGGCCAGTGCGCGCCCAGTCTATGCCCCAGGCGAACGTGGCATAGAGCGCCGCAAGCGTGAGCAAGGCCATCGCGAACCAGTATCCCGGGCCATAGGCGGTGACGCGCTGCGGATCCTCACGGCAGTACCAGATGCGGAACACGCTGGAGGGCTTCCACGAGCGCTGCACCTGCCGACCGACCATGGCATGGACTCGGGTGCCCTCGGCTGTTTCGAAGACGACCTCGTCCTCGATCCAGCGCTTGCCTTCGCCATCGCGGATGTCGAAGGCGCGCAGGGTGCCGATGGACTGCTGCATGTGGACGAAATCATCCAGCCGCTCGAGGTCGCTGTATCCGCCTCGCCAGACACGCGCGACTGCGACCTGCCAGCCGGCGAGCAGCGTGACGCAACGGTAGAGGCACCAGCACAGGCCGAGCACGAGTGCGGCAACACCAGCCATGAGGAGATCGACGGCTTCCATGCCCGCGATGCTTACCGCGACGGCGTTAATGGACCGTTGGCGCAGGCAGCGCCTTCAGCCTGGGGGTGACCAGCGGAACGGTCAGCATCGTGCTCATCACAGCCATCAGCAGCAAGGCGGTGAAAGTCTCGTTGGTGACAATGCCCTTGTCGAGCAGGACGTTGACGAAGATGATCATGATCAGCGCCTTGGTCTGCAGCAGCCAGCCGATGATCGAAGCCTCGCCCTTGGCCCAGCCGAGCACGCGGCCGGCAATGCGCACGCCGACAAGCTTGCCGGTGACCGAGGCGACGAGGAACAGGAACGCTGCGCCGAACACGGCAAGGCCGCCGACGTCCCACTTGGTGCGAAGACCCGTAGAGAGGAAGAACACCGGCATGACAGCGAGGAGCAGGAACTGGCGGAAGCCATCGAGCCGCTCGCGCGTGAACCAGTGCGCATCGAGCACGGCCCCTGCCAGAAACGCGCCGACCATGAAGTGCAGGCCGGACCAGTCCGCGGCAAAGCCGACCATGGCAAGCCAGATCAGCGAGACGTACCAGCGATCGTTTTCCGACAGGCGGCGGAACAGGGCCCGCACGGCCCACGATGCCACGGCGAAGGCCGCAAGGAAGATGCCCTGCCGACCGACCCGCTCCCAATCGACGAGGATCAGCGCGAGCACGCCCCAGATCGCCACGTCATCAAGGCTGGCATAGCGCAGGATGCGCTGGCCCAAAGGCTCGCGGAAGATGCCCAGCTTTTCCATAAGGAGCACGAGAATGGGCAGCGCGGTGACGGCGCAGGCCATGCCGATGCCGAGGACGACTTGCGGGTAGTTGCCCTTGGGGCCGATCCAGCCGGGGTCTGCAATAGTAGCGCAGCCGCGGCGGCGCCGAACACCAGCGGCGTCAAGAGAGCGCCTGCAGCGGTAATCGCGGTTTCGCGTCGGTTGGCCCAGGCGTCGCTGAGATCGAGTTCAAGCCCTGCCGCGAACACGAACATCATCACCGCCCACCAGGCGATGCCATTCAGCGAGCCGATCACCTGCGGATTGAAGACGAAGGCGTAATAGTCCGGGAAGGCTGCACCCAACACGCCGGGGCCAAGCAGGATTCCGCCGATGATCTGCACGACGACGAGCGGCGCCCAGTAGTCGGTGCGCAGGAGGCGCCAGACCAGGTAAGGGACGGCAAGGATGATCGTGAGCGCGATCAGGAACACTTCCGTCGTGCCCATCGCGGGCGCAGCTGCCGTCACCATCCATCCCCCGCGTTGCCATCGTCTATGCAAAGGTGCGACGGCTTGTTCAATTGATCTCAAAGGCCATATCCTGCGTGAAGGAGGCGGCCAATGACCTTTGACCTCGGAAAGGCCCTGTTGCGCAAGGAAGAATACGAATCCGCGCGGCTGACGGAGTTCGAGTTTGCCGAAATGGTGCGGGCGCTGAAGGCGTTGGCAGGGGAACTTGAAGCGCCGGTGGGACCGATGCTGGGGGTGCTGGCCGAACGGGGACTTGGCCAAGCGCTCAGTCACCTAGCACAACTGGCCGGGCGTGACGTGGAAGCCGATTACCTGCGCTGCAGGGCAAGCGCGCGGGCCAGGCTGATCGACGAGCGCGGCGATCCCTCTCCGGTAAGACTCGGTTGACAGGAATCTTACCGCTTAACCATCGCGCGGCTCCGGCAAGGTGCGCTGCCGTCGGTTAAGCGCAGGTTTGCCGAGGCCTGACAGCTTCTCCTCATGGCGGGTTGGTCCGCCGCGAGAGGAGAGTGGCCATGGGCTTCGAAATGCGCGACAGCTTCGTTCGGCGCGAAGAATGCAAGGCGGCGTGGGAAAGCGAAGTGGAGTTCGCCGAGATGGCGCGCGTGCTCAAGGCATTGGCGGCCGAGCTGGGACAGGACACCGGTGCCGCGCTGGGAGAGCTCGCTGCACATGGCATTGGCGCCGCCCTGGGTATTCTGGCAGGAGAGGCCGAAGGATCGGACGTGGAGGCCGATTACCTGAGGCGGCGGGCCATGGCGAGGGTGGCGGCAAGCCGCCTGCAGTAAAGAGACGGCACGCCCGCTGTTCTTGCGGCGTCCGCTTGGCCAAAGCGATACCGTTTCGGCGTTTGTCCCGCATGAGCTGTCCGAGGCAGCGCAAGGCGCTTGTTCGAGCAACGCTGCCGGCAGGGCCGCAGGCAGCGGGATTTTGGCCTCGATACTGTTCCCCGGCGAACTGTGTATCTCGCGGGCCGTGAAGAACGCGATTTGCGTTCGCGTAGGTCGGCGGCTGAACTGCCCTCGCCTGTGCGCGCTTTGGAAACCGGGATAGGGCCCATTTCATCGAACCCACAGCGCGTCCTGGCCTTCCCTTTGGCAATGCATTCCACCGCGGCGTATGCAGCGGGCAGAGCTTGCCGGCGCCCTCCCTCTTCCAGATAACCTCATTGGCATCCGCCTGACGCGAAACGCGCGAATGCCGCGTCGCGTTCTTGACGGCCAATTAGCCCTGATTGCCAATGATCTTGCGGCCGATCTCCCGGCCGGGCAAGCTCGGCCAGATGCGCAAGTTGCGCTCCCAGCGCATTGCCTGAGGGTGCCCGCGACCCTGGATCACCAGCGAAACATCGCGCCAGGCCTGGTGTCCTGTGTGAAAGAATGACGCAGCTTGAGCCTGTGCGCCCCTGGCAGCTGCAGTTCGCGCTTGTCTGCACCGTTCACCCGCGCTGACACATCAGCGATGACCTGTCGAAATGCCTGAAGAGACTGTGGCGCGTCATCAGGCGCTGCAGCACGATGAGAGTCAGACAACGGACGGGTGCCAGGATCGAGCCTGGCGGACTCCTGCGAGTGAGCCCAGACCGTGTCCACGGGCGCGGCGAAATCGATGAAGTAGCGTTATCTGGCTATGGCAACCAACGCACGTGCAGCGCCTTGGGAAGATCACCTCGGCGCTGCCTGCCTCACCCTTTCGGCGTCCTGAGAGTGACCTCAAACCTGCAAGGAAAGCCGAAACTCAATCAGAGTCAACTTGAACAGCGTGCGCGGTTGCGGCATCTAGCCCCTGCCCGACTTCGGGCAAACCATGGTGCGACCGCACCGAACTTGAACCCTGCCACTCCGCACAGTTGGCGGGTTTCTTTTTGCCGAGATCTCGGAGGTCGGGGGAGGTAGCCGCGTCACGCCAATAAGGGATGCGATCCAAACTTCGTCGCAAGACGCGACCTATCGTGCTGCAGCACGCGCAATTTCTGCAAGGCCCTGCGCCAGCGCCAGGTCCCCGTTCCGATTGTCGGCGATCAGTGTGCGATGCAATAGAACCAGCCTCTCGCACAGGCGCACAAGCCGCGGGCCACGCCAGCGCTTGAGTTGCTGGGTCAGGTCGGCACGGTCTCGGAAGAACACCCGGCGCGCGTCGCTTTCCTGTTGCATGAATGCATTGACGTCGCCGCGTTCCCCGAGCCGACCAGCGAGCTGGACCAACTGCCCGGCGCGGCGTTCAAGCGCGAGGACCAGTCCCACCGGATTCATGCCCTGTTCGCGCATGCGGGAAAGTTCGGCCGGAATGCGCCGCACCTCGCCGCCAAGGACGGCGTTGACCAGCGGCATCATGCCATCGTCCTCGCTGACCGCGCAGACGTCGTCGAGGTCCGCCGCTGTCGCTGTTCGCGGCGCCTGCGGGCTGGCGTCGAGATAGAGCGCGATCTTCTCCAGCTCGCTTCGGGCCATGCGCGTATCGAGCGCGGTCGCACGGGCGACTCGCTCCGACAGCTCGTCGGTCATGCGCACACCCATCGCATCGGCCGAACTCCGGATCGCACTGGCGACCGATTTGAGGTCTGGCGGATGGAACATGCCGACCAGCGCATCGGCGCGGCTTTCCAGCAATTTGGCAATGCGCGACTTGTCGGTGGCCGAACTGGCGACGATCAGGACCGGCCAGCCGTCGACAGGGCTTTGCAGCAGGGTTTCGACGGCGTCGTGCGCATCGTCGCCGGTCGCCCGGACATGAATGATCCGCCTGTCGCCAAACAACGAGACCGAACGCGCCTCGTCAGCGAGGCGCACCGGGTCGCGCTTGAGTTCGGCTCCGCCCAGATCGACCTTTTCCGCCTCGCCCAACATGCCTGCGATCTTCGCGGCGGCATCACTGGCACCCGATTCATCCGGCCCGCAGAAATAGAAGATGCGGCAGTCCTTTACCGCGCGCGCCGCATTTGCCCAAAAGTTCTTCTGGGTGACCTTCACGCCCGCCTCAGGAGCGCTTGCGCAAGCGGACCGAGACGCGCGTGACGATCTGGTCGGCCACTTCCTGCGACAGGTTTTCAAGCGCTGTCTGTTCGGCCGCGATCACCGCGTATTCGCTGTTGACCACATCGAACCCGGCGTCCGATCCCGCGGTCGCATCAAGGACCACTTCACCGTTCTGCATGTCAACCAGCTGGTAGCGCGCGCGCAGGGTGCGGCGTTCGCGCGTGATCGCATCGTTGGAAAGCTGGCCCAGCCCCTCCACGCGATCGTCCAGCCGGACATCGAGCCGATAGCGAGCGCCAGTCCCTGCCGCGCCTGCACCCAGACGATCGACCAGAGCGTTGCGTACGTGCCAGCCAGACTGCCCCTCGATCGGCGAGATAGTGACGTCGGCAAGCGCGCGCGCGACTTCGCCCTTGCCGCCGCCTGCGTACATTGGCTGCAGACCGCAACCGGAAAGCAGCGCAAGCGGCGCGAGGATCAGGACGAGGCGCTCAGGCGACAAGATTCACCAGACGGTCAGGCACGACGATCACCTTCTTCACTTCCGCCCCTTCAAGTGCACGCTGCACTTTCTCGGAAGCAAGGGCAAGGCGTTCGAGCTCTTCCTTCGGCGTCCCCTTGGCCACAGTCAGGGTATCACGCAGCTTGCCCTTGACCTGGATGGCAACGGTGACTTCATCATCGACCAGCAGTGCGGGATCGACTTCGGGCCAGGCCTCGTCGGCAATCAGGCCGGTACGGAAACGCGCATGCGCTTCTTCGGCAAGATGCGGCATCATCGGCGCGACGAGCAGCAGGACCTTCCTGATCGCGGCGGAGCGGCTGGCGGAAGGCGCAGCTTTCTCGATTGCGCCGGTCAGTTCGTAGATCCGCGCCACGGCCTTGTTGAAGCCCAGTGCCTCGATGTCGGAGGCAACCGCGTGGACGGTCTGGTGCGCCTTGCGATCCAGCGCCTTGTCCTCGCCGCTTGCCGCAGCGTCGTACTGGCCGAACAGGCGCCACAAGCGCTGAACAAAGCGTGCGCAGCCTTCGATCCCGGCTTCCGACCACGGCAAGTCGCGCTCGGGCGGGGAATCCGACAGCATGAACCAGCGGATCGCGTCGGCACCGTACTTTGCGACGATCTCGTCCGGGTCCACGACGTTCTTCTTGGACTTGGACATCTTGATCACCCGGCCGACCTCGACCGGCGCACCGTCTGCCTTCAGCGTTGCGCCATCACCGCTGCGTTCCACTTCGGTGGGCGAGAAAAACACCGGCTGACCATTCTCGGGATTCCTGCGTTCGTATGTCTCGTGCGTGACCATGCCTTGCGTGAACAGGCTGCCGAACGGCTCTGTCACCTCGATCTTGCCGATGCGGGCGAGCGCACGGGTCCAGAAACGGGCGTAGAGCAGGTGCAGGATCGCGTGCTCGATCCCACCGATGTACTGCTCCACCGGCAGCCAGCGCTTGATCTCTTCCGGGTCGAACGGGCGGTCTTCCGGCTGGCTGGCAAAGCGCAGGAAGTACCACGACGAATCGACGAAAGTGTCGAGCGTATCGGTCTCGCGCCGGGCGGGATGGCCGCATTGCGGGCAATCGACATGCTTCCACGTCGGATGCCGGTCAAGCGGGTTGCCGGGCACGTCGAAGCTGACGTCGTCGGGCAAGGTCACTGGCAGCTGTTTCTTGGGCACCGGCACCACGCCGCAGACCTCGCAGTGCACGAACGGGATTGGCGTGCCCCAATAGCGCTGGCGCGAAACGCCCCAATCGCGCAGGCGCCATACCGTCTTGCCTTCGCCCCAGCCCTCGCTCTGTGCGCGGCCGATGACGGCAGCCTTGGCATCGGCGACGTTCATGCCGTTGAGGAAGTCGGAGTTGACCAGAACGCCGTCGCCGGCCTCGGCCTCACCGGCGAAGGGCTTGTTTGCATCCGCCGGATCGGCGGCCACAACGCGCAGTATCGGCAATTCGTACTTGGTGGCAAAATCGAAGTCGCGCTGGTCGTGCCCGGGCACGGCCATGATCGCTCCTGTGCCGTATTCCATCAGCACGAAGTTGGCGATGTAGACTGGCAGGTACTTGCCCGTGAGCGGATGCTTGGCGCCGATCCCGGTGTCGAAGCCCAGCTTCTCGGCCGTTTCCAGTTCAGCGGCAGTGGTGCCGCCCTTCTTGCACAGCGCGATGAAGTTGGCCGCTTCGCAGTTCACCGCCGCGACGCCCTGCGCGATCGGATGGTCCGCGGCGACAGCGACGAAGCTTGCGCCGAAGATCGTGTCGGGGCGGGTGGTGTAGACCTCCACGCTCTCCCCATTGGAAAGGTCGAAGCGGAACTGCAGGCCCTGGCTCTTGCCGATCCAGTTCTCCTGCATGGTGCGGACCTTCTCGGGCCACTTGTCGAGCGTCGACAGGCCCTCGAGCAGTTCGTCGGCAAAGTCGGTGATCTTGAGGAACCACTGGTTCAGCTTGCGCTTCTCGACCAGCGCGCCCGAGCGCCAGCCGCGTCCGTCGATGACCTGCTCGTTGGCGAGCACGGTCATGTCGACCGGGTCCCAGTTGACCGTCGATTCCTTGCGGTAGACCAGGCCTGCCGCATAGAGATCAAGGAACAGCGACTGTTCATGGCCGTAATATTCCGGCTCGCAGGTTGCGATCTCGCGGCTCCAGTCGAGCGCGAAGCCAAGGCGCTTGAGCTGCGCCTTCATGTTGGCGATGTTGTCGCGGGTCCAGCCGCCGGGGTGGACGCCCTTTTCCATCGCTGCGTTTTCCGCCGGCATGCCGAAGGCGTCCCAGCCCATCGGATGCAGCACCTCGAATCCGCGCATCCGCTTGTAGCGCGCCAGCACGTCGCCCATCGTGTAATTGCGGACGTGGCCGATATGGATGCGGCCCGAGGGATAGGGAAACATCTCCAGCACGTAGCTGCGAGGCTTGGCGCTTGAGTCGTCGGCGCGGAACGACTGGCGGCTCTCCCACACCTGCTGCCAGCGGGTGTCGGCGATTGCGGGATCGAAGCGCTCAGGAGCAGGGTTGGCGGGAGCAGTGTTCTCGGTCATGGCCGCTCCTCTAGGGAGCGCTGGCGCGACACGCAAGATTCGCCTCTCGGCAAATCAGGCCCGCCCCTTGCCCTGGACCGGCGCTTTACCCGGCGCCTTATCCGGCAATCGCGGCGCGGCGCAGATCGCGCGCCTTGCTCAGGATGATGTCTTCAAGCTTCTGGACGGTGGCGGCCTGGACAGGAGCATCGACCCACTGGCCGTTCTGCGAGACCTGACGGCTGGCGGCAACCCGCAGCGCATCGGCGCGCAAGTCCTGGTCGACGATCGAGACAGTGACCTTGACGCGCTCGCCCGGGTTCTTGGGGTTGGCATACCAATCGGTCACGATCACGCCGCCGTTGCTGTCAGTCTGCAGCAGCGGCATGAACGAAAGCGCGTCGAGCGTTGCGCGCCACAAGTAGGCGTTGACGCCGATCGTGGTGACCTGGCTGGGGGCGAGATCCGCTCTTGGGCGATCCTTCTTGCCGCAGGCGGTGACAGCCAGGGCCATGGTCCCGATCATCAGCCCACGAAGGATCAGCTGGCGGGTGCTCTGCGCGGTCTTGGCGGTCATGGTCACTACGAGACAGTCCTTGGCTTGCGGGCGTGCCGTTTCCGGGCATTGCCGCAGGTTTGCGCGCATGTGAACGCGCGTGATCGAAAGAGCCTCTATCACTGGCGCGCGCCATGCGGCAAGCGCGATGAACAAGGCAGGCAATTGCTGGCTCAAATGGTCCGGGCTTGCGTGAACCGTGACTGAACATCACCATGCTTCTCCCGCGCCAAAGCGCAGTCGCTTGCCCGGCACCTGTGGATATTGCGCCACACCTTGCAAGGAAGAGTCTCTCGCCGCCACTTCTATCTGGCGTGGCACTGGAAACCTTCAGGCATTAGAGGTATTGGATAGAACAGTCCGAGTGGTGTGCAGAGTCGTTATAGCGGCAAGCCGCTCTCGGTAGCTTTATGGGGCGAATTACAGCCCGGGTTGGGGTAGAACGGACGTATCATGGTCGGCAACGGCAACAAGGCTGCAGGTAAGGGTGCGATGCGCCGCCGCCTGCGCGCGCCGTTGACAATCGGATTGGCGGCGGCGGTAGGCCTTGCCCTATCGCCGACGGTCACCTCGGCCTTCTCCAGCGGTTTCGACATGGCGCCCGTCAGCCTTGCAGCGCGCGGCGGCATCGGTTCGTTCACGCCTGCCTCGGTTGATGAACGCCTTGCTTCGCAGATCACCGTGCGTGCGCTCAAGAACGGCAAGCTGTTCCGCTTCACGCCCACCGGCACCGATACCCGGCCGACTCGCTCGGTTACCGTTGCGGTCCGTGTCGATGCGCTCAATTCGTCGAACTTCGCGGTCCGCACCGCGATGGCCGATACGGCACAGCCCGGGACTTCGCCGGTCCGCATCGCGCCGATGGCGTTCAACCTCGGCATGGCCCGTGGCTACGCCAGCTTCGCATCGCCAGCCGCCGGACCTTCGCCGCTGCATGACCTGCAGCGGATCGAGATGCCCGATCTGGCCAAGTTCAAGGCTTCTGCCCCGGCATCGACGCCGAGCCGGTTTGCGCCCCGGATCGAAGCCGAAGGCCGCGATCAGGCTGGCCGCGCACCGCGTACGCTCGAAGGCCAGGGCGATTACCAGCTGGACCTTGGCGGCAGCTATCGCCTGACCAAGAACCTCAACGTCACCGCGGGCGTGCGCTACTCGCCCGAGCGTGATCGCCTGCGCCCACTGACCGATGGCAAGCAGGACAATCAGGCCGTCTACGTCGGAACCCAGTTCCGCTTCTGATCCCGGTCGGCATCTGGCAATATTAGCTTCATTGCTGCAGAAATTCTGCAGTGTGTTTCCTCGTTCTTTTGCCGCATTTACGTATTCGGCAACTTGTCGCATCTCCGTCATGAACCTACCCTACCCGCGAGAGGGAACAACGGAGGGTAAAGCATGTCGCGAGTTGCAGTGGTTACCGGCGGTACGCGCGGAATCGGTCAGGCGATCTGTCTGGCACTAAAGGCGCAAGGGCGCACGGTTGTCGCCAACTATGCAGGAAACGAGGAAAAGGCCCGCGCCTTCACCGCGGAAACCGGCATTCCCGCCTACCGCTTTGACGTCGGTGATCATGAAGCCACGATCAAGGGCTGCGCACAGATCGCCGCCGAAGTCGGTGAGATCGACATCGTCGTCAACAATGCCGGCATCACCCGCGATGGCGTGCTCCACAAGATGAGCTTCGATGACTGGAACGAGGTGATGCGTATCAACCTCGGTGGGTGCTTCAACATGGCCAAGGCCACGTTCCCCGGCATGCGCGAGCGCGGCTGGGGCCGCATCGTCAACATCGGTTCGATCAACGGCCAGGCCGGGCAGTACGGCCAGGTCAACTATGCCGCGGCGAAGTCCGGCATCCACGGTTTCACCAAGGCTCTGGCGCAGGAAGGCGCCAAGTACGGCGTGACCGTCAACGCAATCGCGCCGGGCTATATCGACACCGACATGGTTGCCGCCGTGCCTGCGCCAGTGCTGGAAAAGATCGTTGCCAAGATCCCGGTCGGCCGTCTCGGCCACGCAGAGGAAATCGCTCGTGGCGTCGCCTTCCTCACGGCGGACGAGGGTGGTTTCGTGACCGGCTCGACCATGTCGCTGAACGGCGGCCAGCACATGTACTGATGCGCCAAGGCCCCGCCTCACGCGGAGAGCGGGGCCTTTGCTTGGCTTACACGGCGGTTATGCCTGTCACCTTCCAGCCGCCGTCTTCCGACGCCATTTGCAGCGTTTCGGTCACTTCCCACGCCTTTGCGTAGCGCGCCTTGAAGGTAACGGTCCAATAGCCGTTGGGCGGTGCAGGCGTGAAATCGACCCGCTCGAGCCTGCGCGT
Coding sequences within:
- a CDS encoding DUF3576 domain-containing protein — its product is MIGTMALAVTACGKKDRPRADLAPSQVTTIGVNAYLWRATLDALSFMPLLQTDSNGGVIVTDWYANPKNPGERVKVTVSIVDQDLRADALRVAASRQVSQNGQWVDAPVQAATVQKLEDIILSKARDLRRAAIAG
- the holA gene encoding DNA polymerase III subunit delta; translated protein: MKVTQKNFWANAARAVKDCRIFYFCGPDESGASDAAAKIAGMLGEAEKVDLGGAELKRDPVRLADEARSVSLFGDRRIIHVRATGDDAHDAVETLLQSPVDGWPVLIVASSATDKSRIAKLLESRADALVGMFHPPDLKSVASAIRSSADAMGVRMTDELSERVARATALDTRMARSELEKIALYLDASPQAPRTATAADLDDVCAVSEDDGMMPLVNAVLGGEVRRIPAELSRMREQGMNPVGLVLALERRAGQLVQLAGRLGERGDVNAFMQQESDARRVFFRDRADLTQQLKRWRGPRLVRLCERLVLLHRTLIADNRNGDLALAQGLAEIARAAAR
- the phbB gene encoding acetoacetyl-CoA reductase, whose translation is MSRVAVVTGGTRGIGQAICLALKAQGRTVVANYAGNEEKARAFTAETGIPAYRFDVGDHEATIKGCAQIAAEVGEIDIVVNNAGITRDGVLHKMSFDDWNEVMRINLGGCFNMAKATFPGMRERGWGRIVNIGSINGQAGQYGQVNYAAAKSGIHGFTKALAQEGAKYGVTVNAIAPGYIDTDMVAAVPAPVLEKIVAKIPVGRLGHAEEIARGVAFLTADEGGFVTGSTMSLNGGQHMY
- a CDS encoding nuclear transport factor 2 family protein encodes the protein MSVIDPVTRLIAIEEIKQLKARYFRCMDTKDYAGLRAVFADDAVFDASCSLSIEPAEDAENWTHSGGDAIAAFVEAAVDALRTVHHGHCHEIELLSQTEARGVIAMEDQIWDADGKPFLHGMGHYHETYRREADGWKIVTSRISRLHVIVGE
- the lptE gene encoding LPS assembly lipoprotein LptE, which gives rise to MYAGGGKGEVARALADVTISPIEGQSGWHVRNALVDRLGAGAAGTGARYRLDVRLDDRVEGLGQLSNDAITRERRTLRARYQLVDMQNGEVVLDATAGSDAGFDVVNSEYAVIAAEQTALENLSQEVADQIVTRVSVRLRKRS
- the leuS gene encoding leucine--tRNA ligase, which translates into the protein MTENTAPANPAPERFDPAIADTRWQQVWESRQSFRADDSSAKPRSYVLEMFPYPSGRIHIGHVRNYTMGDVLARYKRMRGFEVLHPMGWDAFGMPAENAAMEKGVHPGGWTRDNIANMKAQLKRLGFALDWSREIATCEPEYYGHEQSLFLDLYAAGLVYRKESTVNWDPVDMTVLANEQVIDGRGWRSGALVEKRKLNQWFLKITDFADELLEGLSTLDKWPEKVRTMQENWIGKSQGLQFRFDLSNGESVEVYTTRPDTIFGASFVAVAADHPIAQGVAAVNCEAANFIALCKKGGTTAAELETAEKLGFDTGIGAKHPLTGKYLPVYIANFVLMEYGTGAIMAVPGHDQRDFDFATKYELPILRVVAADPADANKPFAGEAEAGDGVLVNSDFLNGMNVADAKAAVIGRAQSEGWGEGKTVWRLRDWGVSRQRYWGTPIPFVHCEVCGVVPVPKKQLPVTLPDDVSFDVPGNPLDRHPTWKHVDCPQCGHPARRETDTLDTFVDSSWYFLRFASQPEDRPFDPEEIKRWLPVEQYIGGIEHAILHLLYARFWTRALARIGKIEVTEPFGSLFTQGMVTHETYERRNPENGQPVFFSPTEVERSGDGATLKADGAPVEVGRVIKMSKSKKNVVDPDEIVAKYGADAIRWFMLSDSPPERDLPWSEAGIEGCARFVQRLWRLFGQYDAAASGEDKALDRKAHQTVHAVASDIEALGFNKAVARIYELTGAIEKAAPSASRSAAIRKVLLLVAPMMPHLAEEAHARFRTGLIADEAWPEVDPALLVDDEVTVAIQVKGKLRDTLTVAKGTPKEELERLALASEKVQRALEGAEVKKVIVVPDRLVNLVA